The sequence AGGTAAAGGAATTATAGATCACCATGAATGAATTCCATGAAAGTGACTGAGActtaaaaaagtaaaattgcTAACAAAATTATAGAAAGGAATAAAAAATAACCTTAAGGATGGAAGTATGGTACTCTAAAATAATAACATACCCCTCATATGATCCCAATATACATATTGATATACATATAGATTGACCAACTTTACATTTTAGGCATCCAACGATCTTGATCTATTTGAAACTGGTTTCTGAAAGAGTTGCTACTTCTCTACAATTGATCTCTCTTCTTGAAGTATGTATCCAAGATGTCCAGTCAATATTAACCATCTAGAGCCCGGCAAATTTCTGATGAATTTCCTTTTCTAAAGTCTGATAAAAATGTGTTTTCAAACAAGTTTTATATCTCTGGACTATGTAAGACACTGATGATGATCTAGTTTGCCAATTCCTTGGCCACAAGGCTGGATTTTTCGCCTTGGATGAAATTTCATGCAGCACAGCTGGAAATTCTTTCTTCCTTTCTTTTATGGTTTTCTTTCCTGTCATTGTAACTTAGCTGCTGCATGATTGCCTTGATGAGATCATCACATGTGATTGAATGGATTGTACATTCATTCATACTTAACATATTCAGTGAAACAGTGAATTTGAAGCCTCTTTGTTACTAGGTGTAATAAGTTTTGGCATTTTAGAATCATTTAAAAAACTGTCCATATGTTCTTCTAATTTTCTGACACTTGTGAAGCACAGGATGGTAAGTTGAGGGTTTTCAAGTGGCCAGCCATGGAAAGTATTCTCAGTGAGACCAATGCTCATCCTTCTGTGGAAGATTTAGATTTCAGGTTCTCCTTAAATTGCATCATGGAGCATGTTTTATGGTTGAATAATAGGAAGCAATTTGTTACTCAAAAATTGAGATTTTTTCCTGATACCTTGGTTGTTTGATGCAGCCCTGATGGGAAGTTTCTTGTCTCTGTTGGAAGTGGCCCCGGAAGGATTTGGGATGTTGCATCGTCATCGTCTGTAGCTTCTCTACCACAGGAAAATGTAAGTCCTTTCTTCAAATTGTTTGGACCTAGTTAATTATATATTCTGCTCAATCACTAATATGTTTAGCTTGTTGTATTTTCGTTCCAAAGAATCCCAAACCTTTTGAGCAATGGTTGGATGCTTTGGAAGAAAATATTGAGTGAAACTTAAGAGAAAACAGCTAGTGAAAGCTTATTAGTGTACTAGGTAAAAAATGTACTGAGAATAGTGGATAAAGTAGAGGAGAACATTTTTCCTCCAGAAGATCATTTAACATACCTCTTGGTTTGGGCTAGCTTCTTGTCAGTATAACCTAGTTGGTTTATCTGTTCATTCTTTTCGCCCAAGTACTTTCGAGACTAGAATACATGTTGGAATAAACTTAGTGCTTCAGCTGCAAAAACAAATGGATTTGTCTGTTTTCTATATAATACATTCTACCTAACCACTTTAATTTGCCCAACTGCAGGATGAGATTTTTCGTTTTTGTCGGTTTTCACGCAGTATCGGCACAGATCAGGTTCTGTATATAACGACAAAGCGGGGTTAGTATCTTCTAGCGGGGGTATCTATGAAAAAGTACATGTTGATTTTAGTACTTACCATGTCTTTGCTAAATAGATAAAGGTGGTAGTATTGTAAAGTGGAACCCAACTTCATGGGAAAGGATAAGTTCAACATTCGTCTCTCGGGATCCGGTTACTGCTTTTAATGTGTCGCCTGATGGGAAGCTCCTTGCTGTGTAAGAAATATATGATAACTGACTTGGCCTTGTATTTGTTCCTCTATGAAAATAAACTGTTTTCTACTGCTAAGTTGCTAACTGttttcaagctttaaaagacgAAGtagaatgaaaatgaaatgcacTCTCATTATTATAGTAACATATTAAAATGTGATAAAGATTCTTAAAACTGTGAGCTCATGTGAAGATACTATTAGCTAGCATATTCATGGATCCTATTGTTTAACTTTGATGTCTCCAACTGATAATAATGCAGAGGAACAACTGAAGGAGACATTCTGATTATAAGTTCAGCCAACATGCGGACACGAACTGTTATCAAGAGTGCACATCGACTCAATGTAACCGCATTGGCATTCTCATCAGATTCAAGGTTGTTAAGTCTTCTCATTGTAACATTTGGTTAGTTTtgcaattttaatataaaactATAAATTAGTACTGATTTACTTTGTCGACAGAGCTGTTGTGTCCGCATCCTATGACTCAAGTTCAAGGGTGACATTGATTAAGGATGAGAAGAAAGGTGGTATGTACTCTTCTCTTTTACAGTTGGCATACTAAGATTATGTATTACCCTCCTAGTTACCATTATTAGTTCACTTGAACAGCTGAATATACTGCATATCTTAGATATTCTGTGTTGCTCAACTTGTTTAAGCATACTATTCTGGATCTATGATTGGCTGGATTTTTTTTCCAGCAAATTATATGATTTGAAATGTAACTGAGTCATCCGTCAAATTCTTCAGTCAGTGAATTCAAGCATACGgtttaaatttgaattatgcATCAGCCTCTCCCTGATTAGATAGTATGGACACAAAGTTGAGAGATTCTACTTATCAGTTTCtagatattttattgtttttactTACTTATCACTTGTTATGATTTGCAGGCTTGTGGATCATTGTGTTCTTCATTTTACTAGCAGTAGCACTATATTATGCCAAAGACAGTGGATATTTACCTCTGGAACTATGACTGCCATTGTGTAACAACTTGAAGACTTGAATGACTTAAGACACCATTTGTTGATGGTGGGATTTTACATAGTATTTGGTTCTTTGGTGTTTCACAAAAATTATATAGAAAACGAGGATATCTTTTGGTGCATGTAACATTATTGTTTTGTTTAACCCAGTTTTTGGTATGGTATGCCAGTGGAAGGATGCTCATTGATCCAAGTAAATgttaataatactaatatagtatagaaacgatatcgtggacgatTGGAGTATACTGTtaagtaaatatataattaatcacACTTGTTATATCACATCACTGCCAAATATCATATGGTATATGTACTAATGGATACCACATGTAAGACAATATAATTATGGATCTAATGTTAAATATATACACTCTTTGATCCTTTTACTGAATAAACAAATCCATACCTCTCACAATGATTGCACCCTTTCCATGAAACATGCCCCCAAAACAAtatagtttattttaatttattctgGCATCTACCACCCACTCAATTCAATTATGGAATTTAATTTCTTAACTTTTACTAGTTTGCCATACAACCAATTGAGACCCACAAATTAGACTTTGCACTGCTAGTTGAAGTCATTAATTGGTTTTTGTACTGTATACATTAATACTTTTTttccaaattaatttttttcctttctaagTTTGGCACATTCACATTTAATGATTACGTTATTCCATACTTTCAGGAATACATATTTCTCTTCCCACTTTGacttattcatttattttttcccCCATTTTACTTTTAAATAACCTTCAATTTCCTATCTCAACTCCAACAAATAACAATATTCTCTATCctttctcttaaaaaaaaagagagattaGGCCTTATAATTATGATACTCCATATTTTATTATTCAACAAAAATCATTGTTAATATTTGTATTAATTCATAGACACAAATTAATCtcaaaggaaaaaagaaaatataatgagcaaatcactaaataaaattaataacccAAAAATATATAAGCCCAttagaaaaaattataatagcCACAAATATGTATGCCAAGCCAAGACATACAACTATTTCAAATCCAATTTAATTAAGCCCAACTATTAATTTAAgcccaaaaatataaaatactaatgggttaattgcatgaaaatacacgaactttagtcgcaatttcattttgcacttgacttttgaaacttacatttttaatcatgaaTTTTACATTCGTTCcaaattttccttaaaattgagctcCGACCATCGGAAAGCTGACGTGTCTTTAAACTTGCCACGCGTATGTACCATGTCATTAATTAAAGCGATGATGTGTGCGATTTAGTTGTCTAGATTTGTGTTTATTACCGTATGTTTTATTTGATATTACCCAAGTTTGTGGTGCTTTTGACGTAGGAATTACATGGATCGGAGTTGGAGACTCGTGGATGAAGAAAGTTCAAGAATGGTGTGAATTTGATGAAGTTCGTGTGCTTTTGGAAGAagattagagattgggcttggagttatttattttaaatttaattaaagtcTAATACTcttattttgattaatttttgGGCCTATGATGCAAGAGGACCGATCAGCCCATGTTTGGAGCTAAAAGATCGGCCACTTAGGTTTTTGCTTTTAATCCCTTAGAGCATCCCCAACGCTCGTGTCGAGCGCTGGGTCGACGCGGGGCGAAGAAGGGTGTGCCGCACTGGAGACGCGGCGTGATGCGAGGCGGCGTCGAAGGCAAGACGCGGGTCGTTGGCGGATTTTGGCGAAATCGTGCGCTACACGCGccgatttaataaaaaaaatgaagagtgcgaaaaaagaagaagaaagaagaagaagcagtgCAACAATGGgggaaaaagatgagaaaaaaaAGGTGGGTTGGGGAAGAAGAGGGGATGTCGGCTGGGTGGGGTAggcttttaaaattttcttttttggttttgcttttgattttaattttaatttttgtttttgtttttttttttgtcttttaaaatcccaattttaaattttattttttaaaattttcacctaatttttaattgttgtaatatttttaattttaaaattctatattttattttagctttTCACGTGCATTATTTTACACAACATGATCATCGAAGACGAAGAGGGTGGGTTGGTCTCAttttggtccgattgagccCTAGGAAATTatcgtaattttattttattatcgtattttaattgtgtctttaatttttattttaattattgtaatgttgaattttaattttaataaaatttaaaatttaaaattaaaagtgtagaaatgtgaattttgtggaaatgaggatctaagcacccacctaagacacaatgcattggagatgggTGTGTCTTAGTTGTTTAattaaaagtgtagaaatgaggatctaagcacccactcctaagacacccctctaagcaacaagcattgtggatgctcttagttgTTTAATAAAGGGACAGCCGCATGTTTTGATAGGAATGAGGTTTTATTTTAATCTCTCTTGTTAGacacgttttcttttttcttttcctagACTAAGAGTTAATTAGGTTTTTAACTTTTGCTTAGGCTTagatttagatttttattttgcTTTTGGGATTTAATTTCTTGGTGATCAAAGCTTTGGCAGAGACGTGTTCCACGAATTCCAAGTGTGGTGTTTGGTTTGTTATTCAATtgcaatttattatttttgttttatgtttgtttgtttttatttatttaattgttcttaatttaattatgagtaactaaaattttaattcgacgagaataatgaagtattgatttaataatttgtgagacctaattgttcATATAATTGATTCCTGTTGATTTCGATTTGTTCCGTGTGTTTAAAGATAgttctgatttaatttaagcctgatcaacttaggttaaattggattacagtcaattggttcccccaatccgtaattgttggaatagggctgattagtgataaagctaccatgttcgtagtaggaataaattggtggattaattattactagcgtatctaggataattggtctaaattgggttccttcatcttaatgctattagaaggAGCTTGCTCACTTGAGGAGTTTAGGCCTATTTCACTTATTTGTAGCCTCTACAAAGTCATTGCCAAGGTTTTGGCGAATAGGATGAAACAGGTCATGGATTCAGTTATTTCGGATAATCAGAGTGCCTTCATTGGCGGCCGTTACATCCTTGATGGGGTAGTGGTTCTAAATGAAGCAATCGCGGAGGCTACTAAGAAGAGAAAATGGAGGATTATCTTCAAGGTGGATTTCGCGAAAGCATATGACTCCGTCgagtgggatttcttggatttaatgcttgaaagaatggattttgaaccattatggaggaaatggatccgaggttgtatctcctcggcgacgacgaatattttggtgaatggatctccatctggtgaggtgtgtttagaaagaggattacggcagggggatccgctttccccatttctctttcttattgcagcggaggggctccactctttgatcacgagagctgttgagaaggagctgattaagccggtaaaggtaggaaatgattacatttcaattccgcacctccaatacgccgatgacacggtcttcttgatggaggatgatgaaagaaatgcagtGGCAGTTAAAAGGATTCTCAGAGTGTTCCAGCTACTGTCAGGGCTTGCTgtgaatttcaaaaaatgttgtctctttggagttggggtcgaggaggataagatcgagaggatggcggctgttttgggttgtgatgtaggctccttacctttcaattacctcggtattaaagtgggcagcaagggcaaaaaggttgctgattggaaatacttggttgagaaggtgagaaagaaaatcgattcgtggaaaaatgggaagttctctctcgcgggccgagtgaccttggtgaaggctgtgcttcaatctataccgatttaccagctctcttttacctgtttaccaaaatcaattgtgagttcCCTAAATGCTTTACTTGGTAATTTTCTTTGGGGAGGGGGTTCTAGTAAAAATGCGATTGCTTGGGTGAAATGGAAGGTGCTTTgtgcttcaaaagatgaaggaggcttggggcttaaaaatattgagtggtttaatcaggcacttgtcgttaaatggttgtggcggtaccttactggaagggacatgctttgggctaaaattgttaggtccatttatggtgaggttgagtggggagagacaggtctggaaaacgcggggaaaggtagatttagagatgggtggtggccgaagatcgtttctgcggcgggaggggcgagcaatttttggtttgttcaaaatttgaagccaaaggtgggggatgggaagacctttaaattctggagtcagtggtgggttggacaaaagccgttgaagtttacttttcctagactttttcagttgagtgctaataaagaagctgcaatctgtgaagttggggaatggactgatactggaCGGATGGACATGGAGTGGCGACATCGGGAGACGCTTTACAACCAAGTCTgcttatgaagctattaaagatcaagcaaacgagactacggaggcggtggaggaaactgatatgagtacgaaggtgtggaagatccctattccaaacaaagtcaagattaccgcatggagaattttgaagaacagaattccgacgtgtgacaatctctcgagaagaaatgtgatgttgtgtgaagtcgaggtgggatgtaacgcctgttttcatcgacaggaatccacgaaccacttgttgatccactgtccaaagacctcaaaggtatgggaagcaatctttcaatggctcggagttagcatggcgcagccatatgacgtgtcctcgcactttcagttctttactagtttgagtggccggaaaagaaataagaagctcttgatggctctttggtgttgtactacttggcttatttggaaaatgcgtaatgagagtagatttgagaacaaaatatgggagagtgcaaacttgtttggagaaatcaaagctagagtgtggagttggggtagaatttttggttttgttaatgatggagttgggattcataggtggatgtcgaatgaggaatcaccgatgattttgtaatcttcttggtactactggtgccttttcgttctataatatttactttccttatcaaaaaaaaaaagaatattaaatctaggtctgtcGTCTCCAGCTcccttatattttaataagggaaataggcaggtctggcgtctccagctatctatcgacacagtaagtaggaattggggtacgtccgttgcgtttcacggtatcctataagtggttggttgatagggattactttatctttgcgtcgatgaacaTAGTCATTAAATTaatgtggatttattcgagccgagttaccttttatCTGATTTATTTCtagagtattttatttgatttaatttgctttcttagttaattaattttctcaaaattaaggcatggtggctacaccaatttttagatctttaggaaattgattgcaattacccgttccctgtggttcgaccctgcttactACTAACTATATTAATTCTTAGCTATTGCAGTAATTATTTGGtgggatacgacgtccaccaagcGATGTGGCACGAAAACGGTGTCGttttaatactctctctctctctctctatccacttctctctctctttcttttctcccTTCGCCAGACTCTCTCTCTACTTCTCTCCATCGCCGCGCACCGTCGCAGACCGCCGCTGCACATACAACGCCAGTCACCAGCATCGCCACTTCTCCAGCCCGATGCcatcctctctccctctctattcTGACCATCTACCTAACAAAATACCCAAACTGAAAACCCTAGCTCCTTCAATCTCACAACTCTCTCTCCCAAAATTCCAATTTGATTGGGATGATTGTTCATGACGGTATTGATGATTGAAAACCCTAGCTCCCTCAATCTCACAGCGCACTTTCCCAAAAACCCTAGATCCAGATTATTTGGGTTTGTTACGTTTACTTCTGCCGAGGAGGCATAAGTTGATATCCAAGCTCTGGATCAGCAGGTTTTGTTTGCACTGCTCTGATCCTTCTAGTTTCTAATATATTTGTTCTTGTAGTTTCTTAATCAGACTACTGACAATAACTTCTTTTGAAATTACCTTCAGGAACTTCATGGTCGTACAGTGAAGGTTAACTATGCAAATGATAGGCCACAAACAGGAGGCTTCAGAGGCAGTGGTGGTCGctatggtggtggtggaggcggctagggtggaggtggtggtggaggcTATGGTGGAGGTGGttgtttttggttttttttagCTTTAAAAAATAATGTCGTTTTGCCTACAAGCTTCTGGCTGTTTAAATGGCACACTTTCGGCTGCCACATAGGCGCCACATCAGCATCAAAATGGCTGgagctcaattttaaggaaaatttagaacaaatgtaaagttcatgatttaaaatgtaagtttcaaaagtcatgtgcaaaatgaaattgcgactaaagttcgtgtattttcatgcaattaacccaatactaatactaatactaatactaatactaatacaaataaaaaagaaacaatCCCTACTCTAAAAACTAAAAAGTCATGCCTCTCTCTCTTCTGGACGACCATTCTCTAAACCGTTGTGCCAAGCACTTTATAAGAGGGCTTTGGTTgatcttataaactctttaagaTAATTCACTAGAAATTactataatttctttttcttttcccacCTAGCTAGTAAAGACTCCTTTCAAAGTTTTAAAAATTACGTAAGAACTTAAGCCACTTGAAATGAGTATGAAAAGTGACCATAAAAATGTATATTCCATGTTCGTGTATTTGGaatgtccacaaaagaacttcctatctttctcCTTGCTTCCatttcttaaaaaatactccctccgtccacgaaagaacttcctatctttcatttttggaatgtccacaaaaaaacttcctacctatttttggattataccccaccacttataattactcttacttttcacttttcaccacttccaatacactcaactaccttttatcaactctcaatacactcaataatattttttcttaaaacccgtgccactcccttctaggaagttctttcatggacggagggagtaataaaaaagaaaaaaaaattaaaccccaaactatctttgcactatcaattatatatcctgaactatcgattttttttttaaaccttgaactatcatTTGTATCAATCAAGGGCAGATCCAATATTTAACATTAGGGGGGACTGAAGTTGTTGAAGTGCGACGTCTGAAAAATATTTACACGGGAGTTCGGGGCCGGGAGCCCcaggagcaatttttttttagtattcCGTACactttattttcatatattttttttaataatcacttaatataatagataattgtttgcaattcaattaattcaacatcaagtagattgaaagtatataaagacatacttttatgcattttaaaaaaaatatatttaatcttctaaacaaataaactaattttcattattaataatttgtaattttacttttaacttgagaattgactcaaattcaacattaaaaatgaaataagaaagaaaaataagataaaaataacataaatgtaacaaatcaatgtacaataTTAAACAagtaatatggatagttggatattATAAacaagagtaaaattttggaatagccaaaatgaatcataaaacacaaattatggccactcattgaaaaaacacagttcataataatgtgtaattgacattaaaatatacctatttttgTCGATTTATGATTTTGtacatcaattaaaaaaatggtaCACAAATACACAACTACATGCACGATTTTTGGGGAAAAAAATGagaagataaaacaaaattgaaaaaattaaagaaaattaatgtAATAAATTAACGAAGTTTTTGTGGGAAAATCATTGTGACCGAGCGTACGTTGTACGCACGTATATTATTTTAGttgataaaagtaaaaaaatataaatataatatttattatatttagatttttaattagCAATTTGATCTATTGAATAAGAGAACTATAGTagaatatctttaaaatagtactcaaataaattaataagtcgCAACCCGATATCTAGCTAGGGATAGCATAAACCGAGTCTCGTgtgactaataaaagaaatggtaaaagaaataaaatacacCTTATCTAGCGGAAGCATTTACCAATATTACTTATTTAATAATTTCTTTTGCCTAAGTTGGGGACCAaagaaatttattatttatagatCTAAAGACTTGGTGAATGAATCAAATACAATTTTGCTCAACCCAACAGACCAGTACTCAATAACACAATGAAAAAGCGATCGAACAAGatcacacactcacacacagtATGATCTAAACTCAAGCGTGAAAATATTCTCCTAATATACTAGTAGAATAACAATGAAAGTGGCAGCAAGATACGTCCTCCTCTTC comes from Salvia miltiorrhiza cultivar Shanhuang (shh) chromosome 3, IMPLAD_Smil_shh, whole genome shotgun sequence and encodes:
- the LOC131017416 gene encoding SEC12-like protein 2 isoform X1; translated protein: MGEAGKEFSCKNYGVPLYAAAWVPSAAVRLHTANELKIPAKPLVVLAGGGGEGNTGIPNALLLSAFDSESCALSDQPVAKLGTGSDLPYRIGVHPGGEGIICSFLTKKCRWFEWDSNGQTLRLKSSEKVLKPLEDVGLQLALTFNTEGNLLAVGGEDGKLRVFKWPAMESILSETNAHPSVEDLDFSPDGKFLVSVGSGPGRIWDVASSSSVASLPQENDEIFRFCRFSRSIGTDQVLYITTKRDKGGSIVKWNPTSWERISSTFVSRDPVTAFNVSPDGKLLAVGTTEGDILIISSANMRTRTVIKSAHRLNVTALAFSSDSRAVVSASYDSSSRVTLIKDEKKGGLWIIVFFILLAVALYYAKDSGYLPLEL
- the LOC131017416 gene encoding SEC12-like protein 2 isoform X2, which translates into the protein MGEAGKEFSCKNYGVPLYAAAWVPSAAVRLHTANELKIPAKPLVVLAGGGGEGNTGIPNALLLSAFDSESCALSDQPVAKLGTGSDLPYRIGVHPGGEGIICSFLTKKCRWFEWDSNGQTLRLKSSEKVLKPLEDVGLQLALTFNTEGNLLAVGGEDGKLRVFKWPAMESILSETNAHPSVEDLDFSPDGKFLVSVGSGPGRIWDVASSSSVASLPQENDEIFRFCRFSRSIGTDQVLYITTKRDKGGSIVKWNPTSWERISSTFVSRDPVTAFNVSPDGKLLAVGTTEGDILIISSANMRTRTVIKSAHRLNVTALAFSSDSRAVVSASYDSSSRVTLIKDEKKGLWIIVFFILLAVALYYAKDSGYLPLEL